In Chthoniobacterales bacterium, the following are encoded in one genomic region:
- a CDS encoding polyprenyl synthetase family protein encodes MNPIKAKKAAVDPAALASFKRTFELINTHLYSVEERIRAQARAFDPAMEGYVGYVCGSAGKRLRPALALLAGGSTGKISAAHVDLAVVVELIHIATLVHDDIMDGADLRRDQPTVNAKWGNAISVLLGDALLAHAMRLATNFSDTEVVRRIADAAAEVCTGEIIQTQRRFDLNLSAHDYYRIVEMKTAALFAAASELGAFLSETTPEKIGALKLFGLKLGTAYQIYDDCLDLVGDEEEIGKTLGSDLRKGKLTLPLIFLLQSARRAGDHGELSALLLNGGDTAHEKIAVLLSERRALRQTADAAGALVQEALAALGPVDENRFTAGLRGVAEYLQVLIDRVARTA; translated from the coding sequence ATGAACCCGATCAAAGCCAAAAAAGCCGCGGTGGATCCGGCCGCCTTGGCCAGCTTCAAGCGCACCTTCGAGCTGATCAACACGCATCTCTACAGCGTGGAGGAGCGGATCCGCGCGCAGGCGCGGGCCTTCGATCCCGCGATGGAAGGCTACGTGGGTTATGTCTGCGGCTCCGCCGGCAAGCGTCTGCGTCCCGCCCTCGCTTTGCTCGCCGGGGGTTCGACCGGGAAAATATCCGCCGCGCACGTCGACCTTGCGGTCGTCGTCGAACTGATCCACATCGCCACGCTCGTGCATGACGACATCATGGACGGCGCCGACCTCCGCCGCGACCAGCCGACGGTCAACGCGAAGTGGGGAAATGCCATCAGCGTGTTGCTCGGCGATGCGCTGCTCGCGCATGCCATGCGCCTGGCCACCAATTTTTCCGACACCGAAGTGGTGCGCCGCATCGCCGATGCCGCGGCCGAGGTGTGCACGGGCGAGATCATCCAGACGCAGCGGCGGTTCGATCTCAATTTGTCCGCGCATGACTATTACCGCATCGTGGAAATGAAGACTGCCGCGCTCTTCGCCGCGGCCAGCGAACTGGGCGCTTTCCTCAGCGAGACAACGCCGGAAAAAATCGGCGCGCTCAAACTTTTCGGTCTCAAGCTCGGCACGGCTTACCAGATTTATGACGATTGCCTCGATCTGGTCGGCGACGAGGAAGAGATCGGCAAGACGCTCGGCAGCGATCTGCGCAAGGGGAAGCTCACGTTGCCGCTCATTTTTCTCCTGCAGTCGGCGCGGCGTGCGGGCGACCACGGGGAGTTGAGCGCATTGCTCCTCAACGGCGGCGACACCGCGCATGAAAAAATCGCGGTGCTGTTGTCCGAGCGCCGCGCGTTGAGGCAGACGGCGGACGCCGCGGGTGCCCTGGTGCAGGAGGCACTTGCCGCACTGGGTCCGGTCGATGAAAACCGTTTCACCGCGGGACTTCGCGGTGTGGCGGAATATCTCCAGGTTCTCATCGACCGCGTGGCCCGCACGGCTTAG
- a CDS encoding alpha/beta hydrolase: protein MPDGRPWTIDEVARGARDFAWPAHDGTIFPGLVWEADGTPRAHVLCIHGLSGAAADFGPLGRKLSADGCSVWAINLRGQGHDPDHGRRGHFLDPREWRADLAAFAEAHLGEDVPFFLVGESMGSLVAVDAVANGALRPERLVLSVPVTEIRAPVPDWILALMRKAACVAPRFKLAPMRFVHGKTSIPRLTADDEYMAYLRTIPHRVRGFTLGFLSRFHDLMQEAPQNAARIAVPTLMLSGGRDVFIRPDQSRAFFECLGCAEKEYRFYPDSHHLLWHDVDSQDVLERIVHWIMKGLP, encoded by the coding sequence ATGCCGGACGGGCGACCTTGGACCATCGACGAAGTGGCGCGCGGCGCGCGGGACTTCGCGTGGCCGGCGCACGACGGCACGATATTCCCCGGGCTCGTCTGGGAAGCGGATGGCACCCCCCGCGCGCATGTGCTTTGCATCCACGGCTTGAGCGGCGCGGCTGCCGACTTCGGTCCGCTCGGACGAAAACTGTCCGCCGATGGTTGCTCCGTCTGGGCGATCAACCTGCGCGGCCAAGGCCACGATCCGGACCACGGAAGGCGAGGGCATTTCCTCGACCCGCGCGAATGGCGGGCGGATCTCGCGGCATTCGCGGAAGCGCACCTCGGCGAGGATGTGCCGTTTTTTCTCGTCGGCGAAAGCATGGGTTCGTTGGTTGCGGTCGATGCGGTTGCCAACGGTGCCCTGCGACCGGAGCGCCTGGTGCTGTCGGTCCCGGTCACGGAAATCCGTGCGCCGGTCCCCGACTGGATTCTGGCGTTGATGCGCAAGGCGGCGTGCGTCGCCCCACGATTCAAGCTCGCGCCCATGCGCTTCGTCCACGGCAAGACATCGATCCCGCGCCTGACCGCGGACGACGAATACATGGCGTATTTGCGGACCATCCCGCACCGCGTGCGCGGCTTCACACTGGGGTTCCTCTCGCGATTCCACGACCTTATGCAGGAGGCTCCGCAAAACGCGGCACGCATCGCGGTGCCGACGCTCATGCTCTCCGGTGGGCGCGATGTTTTCATCCGCCCAGACCAGAGCCGCGCGTTTTTTGAATGTCTCGGATGCGCGGAGAAAGAATACCGCTTTTATCCCGATAGCCATCATCTGCTTTGGCACGATGTGGACAGCCAAGATGTGCTCGAACGCATCGTTCACTGGATCATGAAAGGACTGCCATGA
- a CDS encoding DUF1844 domain-containing protein, protein MAEVQSSTQSGEMTRRFTEFVLMQAQQIALMLGHIPGPDGKPMEPNLPVARIFIDQLEMIREKTRGNLTEEESALLAKVLSELQLAFVEAGNAAPAPAPEKPVAVDETTTAKTDDDGKKKFTKSYG, encoded by the coding sequence ATGGCTGAAGTCCAATCCTCGACCCAGTCCGGCGAAATGACCCGCCGGTTCACCGAATTCGTCCTCATGCAGGCGCAACAAATCGCGCTCATGCTCGGCCACATCCCAGGCCCCGACGGCAAGCCGATGGAGCCGAACCTCCCCGTTGCCCGCATCTTCATCGACCAGTTGGAAATGATCCGCGAAAAAACCCGCGGCAACCTGACCGAGGAAGAATCGGCCCTGCTGGCCAAAGTCCTCTCCGAACTTCAACTGGCCTTCGTCGAGGCCGGCAACGCCGCACCCGCGCCCGCCCCGGAAAAGCCGGTCGCTGTTGACGAAACGACGACGGCAAAAACCGACGACGACGGAAAAAAGAAGTTCACGAAAAGCTACGGCTGA
- a CDS encoding cupin domain-containing protein has translation MIVQQLEKQSPFTTKDGSTIRSILDRTNAPVQNQSLAEARLPAGSATDRHYHKLSEEFYFLLEGTARMEVDGETREIGAGDAVLIPAGAWHRITASSDLRFLCCCAPPYEHGDTYFA, from the coding sequence ATGATAGTGCAGCAACTGGAAAAACAAAGCCCCTTCACCACGAAGGACGGATCGACCATCCGCAGCATCCTCGACCGCACCAACGCCCCGGTGCAAAACCAGAGCCTGGCCGAGGCGCGGTTGCCGGCCGGCAGTGCCACCGACCGTCATTACCACAAGCTGAGCGAGGAATTTTATTTCCTGTTGGAAGGCACGGCACGGATGGAAGTCGATGGCGAAACACGCGAAATCGGCGCCGGAGATGCCGTCCTTATCCCCGCAGGCGCCTGGCACCGGATCACCGCCAGCTCGGACCTGCGCTTTCTCTGCTGCTGCGCGCCGCCCTACGAGCACGGGGACACGTATTTCGCGTAG
- a CDS encoding APC family permease: protein MGEGLNTASPPPGRLRSGHVTLLQLVGQCFSVGPLIDVALFLGIVASMAGAVGPLAVALAALGMLAFSLVVAFYASETGGAGAMGDYAGRAWGKTAGVAVLGIYVVSLIFSGAAGFSIAVGELAAQFAARYAGMDLPWWAGALAAAAAAWWLNVRGAGAATRAQLVIVGASVIPFVLTAFAAIAQAGAANTWAVFSWGNPHAGDLFGALLFCILLFGGFETAGALAEETDNPRRSIPLALVGTVGAVAVLLVLCSYAGTVYYGPANAAKDWGGVLDGYARMADDLLGSWAGWWIRFAVLVDFTATCIGFTVAASRGIFALARSGLLPARLAATNSLGAPQTAATLVLALALLAIAAGSLVPSGQRYDTLFVAATSQAVLLVIVYSALALGALRLMLRQPGGQPRWRWIVFPLAAVVPGLALYGTFVPFPDYPERLGLYAGLAALAATIAWVGWLRARGRI, encoded by the coding sequence GTGGGAGAGGGGCTGAATACTGCATCGCCGCCGCCCGGGCGGTTGCGGTCCGGCCACGTGACGCTCCTGCAGCTCGTCGGCCAGTGTTTTTCGGTCGGTCCCCTCATCGACGTCGCGCTCTTTCTCGGCATTGTCGCTTCGATGGCCGGTGCGGTCGGTCCGCTGGCTGTCGCTCTCGCCGCGCTTGGCATGCTGGCCTTTTCGCTCGTGGTGGCGTTCTACGCGTCCGAGACCGGCGGTGCGGGCGCGATGGGCGACTACGCGGGCCGCGCATGGGGAAAAACCGCGGGCGTCGCGGTTCTCGGCATCTATGTCGTTTCGCTCATTTTTTCCGGCGCCGCGGGATTTTCCATCGCGGTGGGCGAACTGGCGGCGCAATTTGCCGCCCGTTACGCCGGTATGGATTTGCCGTGGTGGGCGGGGGCGCTGGCTGCGGCAGCCGCCGCGTGGTGGCTCAACGTGCGCGGTGCGGGTGCGGCAACGCGCGCGCAACTTGTCATCGTCGGCGCATCGGTCATTCCATTCGTGCTCACTGCCTTCGCCGCCATCGCCCAGGCGGGAGCGGCGAACACATGGGCGGTTTTTTCGTGGGGCAACCCGCACGCTGGCGACCTCTTCGGCGCCCTGCTTTTCTGCATCCTGCTGTTCGGCGGCTTCGAGACCGCGGGCGCATTGGCCGAGGAGACCGACAACCCGCGGCGCAGCATCCCTCTCGCGCTGGTGGGAACGGTCGGCGCGGTGGCGGTGCTGCTCGTGCTCTGCTCCTACGCCGGCACGGTGTATTACGGCCCCGCCAATGCTGCCAAAGATTGGGGCGGTGTGCTCGACGGCTACGCGCGCATGGCCGACGATTTGCTCGGATCGTGGGCCGGATGGTGGATCCGCTTCGCCGTTCTGGTGGACTTTACCGCGACTTGCATCGGCTTCACCGTTGCCGCCTCGCGCGGCATTTTCGCCCTTGCCAGATCCGGGTTGCTCCCCGCGCGGTTGGCCGCGACGAACTCCCTGGGTGCTCCGCAGACCGCGGCCACGCTGGTGCTTGCTCTCGCCCTCCTTGCCATCGCAGCCGGATCGCTCGTGCCGTCCGGGCAGCGCTATGACACACTATTCGTCGCCGCCACCTCGCAGGCGGTCCTGCTCGTGATTGTTTACTCGGCCCTGGCGCTCGGTGCGTTGCGTCTGATGCTGCGGCAACCCGGGGGCCAACCGCGCTGGCGCTGGATCGTGTTCCCCCTGGCTGCCGTCGTGCCGGGCTTGGCGCTTTACGGAACGTTTGTCCCGTTCCCGGATTATCCCGAGCGTCTGGGGCTTTACGCCGGCTTGGCCGCTTTGGCAGCGACGATCGCGTGGGTGGGCTGGCTGCGTGCGCGGGGGCGGATCTGA
- a CDS encoding insulinase family protein, translated as MQNFLPHPDPSAAALARGQTRTRVLPNGFTVLFEPDHSAPVSSVQVWVETGSIHEGAWLGAGLSHLLEHMVFKGTEKRGPNEIARAVQEAGGYINAYTSFDRTVYWIDVPSDGTATAIELLADATLHSTLPAEEFAKEQEVIRREFAMGFDDPNRMSTELMLSTAFSRSPYRHPVIGHLDVFNRLTREDLEAYYRARYVPENMFLVVVGDLDPDFVFAQAEHFFGGEPRRVSAPLLITREPTQLGRREAHSEFETELSRVSLVWHIPPITHPDTAALDVLATVLGGGRSAPLHLELREKKNLVHHISAYSYMAGEMGLFGIDFLCEPEKRAEAEAAALEIVGRYRDRPASGAEVAKARKNILADQLNNLATARGRASDIGGSWLLARNPDLGSEYLAQIGRVESDDIARVAREHLIPTGITVTSLNPKGSLARTSAGAPAAGARHIEKFTLPNGLRMIVCRDTKLPLVNMVAVFRGGLLAETPQTNGITALAARALIKGTASRTAEQLNDAIEAVGGQIRADSGNNSFSVSVEVMKPDLHLGLDLLSDVLANASFPDHEVEREKHDQIAAIKAEDEQITSVARHALRKAVFGDHPYGLRSNGTEESVAALSRRQLVDFHDRCVTAKNGVLAIFGDIDTDEVRRLAGEFFGSLPPGELLMTEPPVAPPLPAPVETVVHEPKQQAVLMAGFRGTDALNPDRVALELIDTASSDMASRFFHRIREELGLAYFVGAAQMMGFAPGIFTFYLGTDPAKVDLVRKHFDEEISALAGDGLDEAELARAKKKLIGSEAIRNQSLEAFAHVVAVDELYGLGAEHYATRAAEINEITIDRVRAAARKYFGGQHRATVLVTPSETNTSNHG; from the coding sequence ATGCAGAATTTCCTGCCCCATCCCGATCCGTCAGCGGCGGCGCTGGCCCGCGGCCAAACGCGCACGCGCGTGCTGCCCAACGGGTTCACCGTGCTTTTCGAGCCGGACCACTCGGCTCCGGTCTCGAGCGTGCAGGTCTGGGTCGAGACCGGAAGCATCCACGAAGGCGCTTGGCTCGGAGCGGGTCTCTCGCACCTCCTGGAGCACATGGTTTTCAAGGGCACCGAAAAACGCGGACCGAACGAAATCGCGCGCGCTGTTCAGGAGGCGGGAGGCTACATCAACGCCTACACTTCATTCGACCGCACCGTTTACTGGATCGACGTGCCGTCAGACGGCACCGCCACGGCCATCGAATTGCTCGCGGATGCCACCCTGCATTCCACGCTGCCCGCGGAGGAATTCGCCAAGGAGCAGGAGGTGATCCGGCGCGAGTTCGCCATGGGCTTCGACGATCCCAACCGCATGAGCACCGAATTGATGCTCTCGACCGCGTTCAGCCGCAGCCCTTACCGGCACCCGGTCATCGGGCATCTCGACGTGTTCAACCGCCTCACGCGCGAGGATCTCGAGGCCTATTATCGTGCGCGCTACGTGCCCGAGAACATGTTTCTCGTCGTGGTCGGCGATCTGGACCCCGATTTCGTTTTCGCCCAAGCCGAGCACTTCTTCGGCGGCGAGCCGCGGCGTGTAAGCGCACCACTGCTCATCACGCGCGAACCCACGCAGCTTGGCCGGCGCGAGGCGCATTCCGAGTTCGAGACCGAGCTCAGCCGCGTCTCGCTCGTGTGGCACATCCCGCCGATCACCCACCCGGACACCGCCGCCCTCGATGTTCTCGCCACCGTGCTCGGCGGTGGCCGCAGCGCACCACTCCACCTAGAGTTGCGCGAGAAGAAAAATCTTGTCCACCACATCTCCGCCTACTCCTACATGGCCGGCGAAATGGGACTCTTCGGCATCGATTTCCTCTGCGAACCGGAAAAACGCGCCGAAGCCGAAGCCGCCGCGCTGGAGATCGTCGGGCGCTACCGCGACCGGCCGGCGTCAGGGGCCGAGGTCGCCAAGGCCCGCAAAAATATCCTCGCCGACCAGCTGAACAACCTCGCCACAGCGCGCGGACGCGCATCCGACATCGGCGGAAGCTGGCTCTTGGCACGCAACCCCGACCTCGGCTCGGAATACCTGGCACAGATCGGGCGCGTCGAATCCGACGACATCGCGCGCGTGGCCCGCGAACATCTCATCCCGACCGGGATCACCGTCACTTCGCTCAATCCGAAAGGTTCCCTCGCCCGGACCTCGGCGGGCGCACCCGCGGCCGGGGCGCGGCACATCGAAAAGTTCACCCTGCCCAACGGCCTGCGCATGATTGTCTGCCGCGACACGAAACTTCCGCTGGTCAACATGGTGGCCGTTTTCCGCGGCGGATTGCTCGCGGAGACCCCGCAGACCAACGGCATCACGGCGCTGGCCGCGCGCGCCCTCATCAAGGGCACCGCATCACGCACAGCCGAGCAGTTGAACGACGCCATCGAGGCGGTGGGAGGCCAGATCCGCGCCGATTCCGGAAACAACAGCTTCAGCGTGTCGGTCGAGGTGATGAAACCCGATCTGCATTTGGGTTTGGACCTGCTCTCGGATGTGCTCGCAAACGCGAGCTTTCCGGACCACGAGGTGGAGCGCGAGAAGCACGACCAGATCGCCGCGATCAAGGCGGAGGACGAACAAATCACCTCGGTGGCGAGGCACGCGCTGCGCAAAGCCGTTTTCGGCGACCATCCCTACGGTCTGCGCTCCAACGGGACGGAAGAATCCGTGGCCGCCTTGTCGCGCCGGCAACTCGTGGATTTCCACGACCGTTGTGTGACCGCTAAAAACGGCGTGCTCGCCATCTTCGGCGACATCGACACCGACGAAGTGCGGCGCCTCGCCGGGGAATTTTTCGGATCGCTGCCGCCCGGCGAGTTGCTCATGACCGAACCGCCCGTTGCGCCGCCGCTGCCCGCGCCGGTCGAGACCGTGGTCCACGAACCCAAACAACAAGCCGTGCTGATGGCGGGATTCCGCGGGACCGATGCGCTCAACCCCGACCGCGTGGCGCTGGAACTCATCGACACCGCGAGCAGCGACATGGCCTCGCGCTTTTTCCACCGCATCCGCGAGGAACTCGGCCTAGCCTACTTCGTCGGAGCGGCCCAGATGATGGGCTTCGCCCCGGGCATCTTCACCTTCTATCTCGGAACCGACCCGGCCAAGGTTGATCTGGTGCGGAAACATTTCGACGAGGAAATTTCCGCCCTCGCCGGGGACGGACTCGACGAGGCCGAACTTGCGCGCGCAAAAAAGAAACTCATCGGCAGCGAAGCCATCCGCAACCAGTCGCTCGAGGCCTTCGCCCACGTCGTCGCGGTGGACGAGCTTTACGGACTCGGCGCGGAGCATTACGCGACGCGCGCGGCCGAGATCAACGAAATCACCATTGACCGTGTGCGCGCGGCGGCCAGAAAATATTTCGGCGGGCAGCACCGGGCCACGGTTCTGGTGACTCCCTCCGAAACGAACACCTCAAACCATGGCTGA
- a CDS encoding D-tyrosyl-tRNA(Tyr) deacylase, whose translation MRAVVQRVTRASVSVEGEVVGAIGRGLLVLLGVAADDAADDIAWLAGKIAQQKIFAGDGDRMDRSVVEAGGEVLVVSQFTLLASTRKGTKPSWHRAAPPDVAVPLYDAFVGAMQRALGRLVATGYFGATMEVELVNDGPVTLVLDSRLRE comes from the coding sequence GTGAGAGCGGTGGTCCAGCGTGTCACCCGTGCCTCGGTATCTGTCGAGGGGGAAGTTGTCGGCGCGATCGGCCGCGGGTTGCTTGTGCTGCTCGGCGTGGCGGCGGATGACGCCGCCGACGACATCGCGTGGCTTGCAGGCAAAATCGCGCAGCAGAAAATTTTCGCGGGTGACGGCGATCGCATGGACCGCTCCGTTGTCGAGGCGGGTGGCGAAGTGCTGGTTGTCAGCCAGTTCACCCTGCTGGCCAGCACCCGCAAAGGCACAAAACCGTCGTGGCATCGCGCGGCACCGCCGGATGTTGCCGTGCCGCTCTATGACGCCTTCGTCGGCGCGATGCAGCGCGCGCTCGGGCGCCTGGTTGCAACGGGCTACTTCGGGGCGACGATGGAAGTCGAACTCGTCAACGACGGCCCGGTGACGTTGGTGCTCGACTCGCGCTTGCGCGAGTAG
- a CDS encoding SDR family oxidoreductase — MRFFEGCTALITGASSGLGAEFARQLAPVAGKLVLVARRGEHLDALKADLEARHPSVRIFVYVMDITRENQNRDFIAWLEREKISVNFLVNNAGMGDKGPFATGDWSKIHAMLELNVVALTRLTHHLLPMLREGGRGAVLNVSSIAGLLPLPHMAVYAATKAYVNSFSDGLRMELRDTGITVTAVLPGPADTEFGEVASRGTGEPEWNTPDALTIPVEEVVRSALAAVARDRARVIPGWKVALLMGIAVALPLGIVRAVLQRRRS; from the coding sequence ATGAGATTTTTCGAGGGTTGCACCGCCTTAATCACGGGAGCTTCGTCCGGGCTCGGAGCGGAATTCGCCCGCCAGCTGGCGCCCGTGGCCGGCAAACTTGTCCTCGTGGCGCGCCGCGGCGAGCACCTCGATGCCCTCAAGGCCGACCTGGAGGCGCGGCATCCGTCGGTGCGGATTTTTGTCTATGTGATGGACATCACCCGCGAAAACCAGAACCGCGATTTCATCGCTTGGTTGGAGCGCGAGAAAATCAGCGTCAACTTCCTGGTCAACAATGCCGGGATGGGCGACAAGGGTCCTTTTGCGACCGGCGATTGGTCGAAAATCCACGCCATGCTCGAACTCAACGTGGTCGCGCTCACGCGTCTTACCCACCATCTCCTGCCGATGCTGCGCGAAGGTGGTCGCGGTGCCGTTTTGAATGTCAGCTCCATCGCCGGTCTGCTTCCGTTGCCGCACATGGCGGTGTATGCGGCGACCAAGGCTTACGTGAACAGTTTCAGCGACGGCCTGCGCATGGAACTGCGCGACACGGGGATCACGGTCACGGCCGTTCTGCCCGGACCCGCCGACACCGAGTTTGGCGAGGTGGCATCGCGCGGCACCGGCGAGCCCGAGTGGAACACACCCGACGCTCTCACGATCCCGGTGGAGGAGGTGGTGCGCTCGGCGCTTGCGGCCGTGGCCCGCGACAGGGCCCGCGTCATTCCCGGATGGAAAGTGGCGCTCCTGATGGGGATCGCCGTGGCCCTGCCGCTGGGCATCGTGCGCGCCGTCCTGCAACGCCGGCGCTCTTGA